The window TGAAGGCAGAAGTCTGCTTGCGATTGAAGTCGGCTTCGAGGCCGTGTCCGATGGCCTCATGCAGCAGGATGCCGGGCCACCCCGGGCCGAGGACCACGGGCATCTCTCCCGCGGGCGCATCCTGCGCCCCCAGCTGGATGATGGCCTGCCGCGCGGCTTCGTTGGCAAAGTGCTCGGGCGTCTTCTCAGTCAGGAAGTAGTCCTGCGCCACGCGTCCGCCACCACCCGAGGAACCGCGCGCCGAACCGGACTCGCCTTTATCCGTACCCTTCGCGATGCAGTAGACGCTGAAGCGCGCCAGCGGCTGCAGGTCGGTGGCGATGGAACCATCGGAACCGACGACCAGGATGCGGCGGATCTCTTCGGCGTAGCTGGCGCGCACTTGAAAGATGCGCGGATCGAAGGCGCGTGCGGCGCGATCGGCGCGCATCACGAGGTCGAGCATCTGCGCCACGCCGGCATCGGCGGCGGCGTTGGCGACTACGGGATAAAGGTCGCGCCCGGCCGCCTGCTTCAGGTCGGCGACCGGCTGCTTCGCCGGCCCACTCGCGATCATGGCGGCGGTACGCGCCGCGCGCAGGATGCGCTCGGGCGCGAGGTCATCGGTGTAGGCGTATCCAGTGCGCTCGCCCGAGATCACGCGCACGCCGCATCCCGCCGAAATGCCCTGGGTCGCGGACTTGACCAGCGATTCGTCCACCGAAAGGGACGAAGCATAGTGGTGCTCGAAGTAAAGGTCGGCGTAGTCGCCGCCGGCGGAGAGCGCCGCGGCAAGGTATTTCTCCAGGTCGCGTGCGGCCAGGCCGTAATGCTCGAAAAAGAACTGGTCGGGGATCGTCATGAATAAGGATTGGATGCGGCGGCGGAGCAAAGGTCGCCAGCATCCCTGCCCTCGATTATAGAGGCGGCGGCGGCGTACCCGACGGACTTGGCTCATTTGCGCCGGGCATTCCCGAGTCGTACAATCCTTCCACGGCATCCGATAGGGTGTAGCAACAGGCTGTACTCGCCCGCGGCGAGATGGCACTGGAGGCAAGATGAGCGTCACGAGTTTCCGCAACGCTTCGGAAGGTTCTCTTCCGAAAGTAACCACGCAATCCATCTTCGAGAAGAAGCAGCGGCGCGAGCCGATCACGTGCCTCACGGCGTACGACTACGCCAGCGCGCGCCTGGTCGACGAGGCGGGCATCGACATGGTGCTGGTCGGCGACTCGCTCGCCATGGTCATCCTGGGCTACGAGAACACGCTGCCAGTGACGATGCGCGAGATGCTGCACCACACCGCGGCGGTGCGGCGCGGAGTGAAGCGCGCGCTCGTGATCGCCGACATGCCCTACGCGTCGTACCATATTTCCAAGAAGGATGCGCTGCGCAATGCGGCGGCCTTCCTGAAAGAAGCCGGCGCCGAGGCAGTAAAGATCGAAGGTGGCGCGAAGCGCGTGCCGCTGATCGAACGCCTGACCGATGCGGAGATCCCCGTGATGGGCCACATCGGGCTCACGCCGCAATCGCTGCACGTGATGGGGGGATACAAAGTCCAGGGCAAGACGCTGGCGGCCGTGGAACAACTGCTGAAAGATGCGGTCGCGCTCGACCGCGCCGGCGTGTTCTCCATCGTGCTGGAAGGCATTCCGCGCGAGGTGGCCGCGATGATCACCGCCGAGGTCTCGGCGCCGACCATCGGCATCGGCGCCGGGCCAGAGTGCGATGGGCAGGTGCTCGTCTTCCACGACATCCTCGGGCTCACCTTCGCGCCGCCGGCAAAGTTCGTCCGGCGTTATGCCGACCTGGGCGCGGCCATCACGCATGCGGTCGAGAACTTCAAGGCTGACGTGGTCAGCGGACATTATCCCAACGACGACGAGAGCTACCACCTGCCGAAAGAGACCAAAGCGGCGCTGGAGAACCTGCTGGCGCGGAAGGTGCGGTAGCACCCTGAGAGCTTCGGCTTCTTGTTCTCCACACCATCCGGCCGGATGACGACGTGAAGACGGAGTTCGTGTACCTGCAGTAAGCGGCGCTGGTATCCTTCCGGCGTGCAGATCATTGGCAGCATCGAGCAGATGCGGGCCGCGTCGCGCGAAGTGCGGCGCGCGGGAAAGCGGGTTGGCTTCGTCCCCACCATGGGCGCGCTGCACGCCGGACACATCTCGCTCGTCCGCGCGGCGCGCGCGCAAGCGGACGCGGTCTGCGTCTCCATCTTCGTGAACCCCACGCAATTCGGTCCCCAGGAAGACCTGAGCAAGTATCCGCGGCCGTTCGAGAAAGATCGCGAGCTGATCGAGGCGGAGAAGGTGGACTTTCTCTTTTATCCCGAGGTCCAGGAGATGTATCCGCCGGGCGCCGTGACGTGGGTCGAGGTCGCGGAGATGAGCGGGAGGCTCGACGGCAAGTCGCGTCCCGGACACTTCCGCGGCGTCACCACCATCGTGAGCAAGCTGTTCCACGCGGTCGAGGCGGACGTGGCCTTCTTCGGACAGAAGGACGCGGCGCAGTCGGCGATCATCCGGCGGATGGCGCGCGACCTGGATTTCGAGACGCGGGTAGTGATCTGCCCCACCGTGCGCCAGCCGGATGGCCTGGCGATGAGCTCGCGCAATATGTACCTCTCGCCCGAGGAGCGCAAGCGTGCCGCCGTGCTCTATCGCGCGCTGAGCCGCATCCAGTTCCACGTAGATAAGGGCGAGCGGCGGGCGGCGGAGCTCATCCGCATCGGCAAGGAAGTGCTGGCGGACGAACCCGAGGTCAAACTCGACTACTTCGAGG is drawn from Acidobacteriota bacterium and contains these coding sequences:
- the tldD gene encoding metalloprotease TldD; protein product: MTIPDQFFFEHYGLAARDLEKYLAAALSAGGDYADLYFEHHYASSLSVDESLVKSATQGISAGCGVRVISGERTGYAYTDDLAPERILRAARTAAMIASGPAKQPVADLKQAAGRDLYPVVANAAADAGVAQMLDLVMRADRAARAFDPRIFQVRASYAEEIRRILVVGSDGSIATDLQPLARFSVYCIAKGTDKGESGSARGSSGGGGRVAQDYFLTEKTPEHFANEAARQAIIQLGAQDAPAGEMPVVLGPGWPGILLHEAIGHGLEADFNRKQTSAFTGLIGRRVASEKCTVVDNGTLPSRRGSINVDDEGSPTQNTVLIENGILKGYLADKLSARLMGIADTGNGRRESYEHIPMPRMTNTYMLAGDEAPEDIIRSVPRGIYAANFGGGQVDITNGKFVFSASEAYLIEDGQITAPLKNCTLIGNGPDVLTRVSMVGNDLKLDEGVGTCGKDGQSVPVGVGIPTIKVDWITVGGTAKA
- the panB gene encoding 3-methyl-2-oxobutanoate hydroxymethyltransferase, which codes for MSVTSFRNASEGSLPKVTTQSIFEKKQRREPITCLTAYDYASARLVDEAGIDMVLVGDSLAMVILGYENTLPVTMREMLHHTAAVRRGVKRALVIADMPYASYHISKKDALRNAAAFLKEAGAEAVKIEGGAKRVPLIERLTDAEIPVMGHIGLTPQSLHVMGGYKVQGKTLAAVEQLLKDAVALDRAGVFSIVLEGIPREVAAMITAEVSAPTIGIGAGPECDGQVLVFHDILGLTFAPPAKFVRRYADLGAAITHAVENFKADVVSGHYPNDDESYHLPKETKAALENLLARKVR
- the panC gene encoding pantoate--beta-alanine ligase; protein product: MQIIGSIEQMRAASREVRRAGKRVGFVPTMGALHAGHISLVRAARAQADAVCVSIFVNPTQFGPQEDLSKYPRPFEKDRELIEAEKVDFLFYPEVQEMYPPGAVTWVEVAEMSGRLDGKSRPGHFRGVTTIVSKLFHAVEADVAFFGQKDAAQSAIIRRMARDLDFETRVVICPTVRQPDGLAMSSRNMYLSPEERKRAAVLYRALSRIQFHVDKGERRAAELIRIGKEVLADEPEVKLDYFEAVNNDTLEPVEDVSAGALVAVAALVGKTRLIDNLLVFGGSAARGPELKP